Proteins encoded in a region of the Streptomyces sp. NBC_01298 genome:
- a CDS encoding MaoC family dehydratase, whose translation MRYFEDFRTGDVHELGTITVTAEEVLEFGKRFDPQPFHTDPELAARSPFGGLIASGWHTASMFMRRYVDGLLVHSACTGSPGVDEIRYVRPVRPGDVLAARVEILGSRPSPFNPTTGIVQPKCLLVDGDGAVVFSMILHSIFQRRPAGPDASRSGTKSAADDPVACVRSVA comes from the coding sequence ATGCGCTACTTCGAGGACTTCCGGACCGGTGATGTCCACGAGCTGGGCACGATCACCGTCACCGCCGAGGAGGTGCTGGAGTTCGGAAAGCGCTTCGATCCGCAGCCCTTCCACACGGACCCGGAGCTCGCCGCCCGGTCGCCGTTCGGCGGTCTGATCGCCAGCGGCTGGCACACCGCCTCGATGTTCATGCGGCGCTACGTGGACGGGTTGCTGGTCCACAGTGCGTGCACCGGCTCCCCGGGGGTCGACGAGATCCGCTACGTGCGCCCCGTCCGCCCGGGAGACGTCCTCGCCGCCCGAGTGGAGATCCTCGGGTCCCGCCCGTCACCGTTCAACCCGACCACCGGCATCGTGCAGCCCAAGTGCCTGCTGGTCGACGGCGACGGGGCGGTCGTCTTCAGCATGATCCTGCACAGCATCTTCCAGCGCCGGCCCGCCGGTCCCGACGCCTCGCGCTCCGGGACGAAGTCCGCGGCAGACGACCCGGTCGCCTGCGTGCGATCCGTGGCTTGA
- a CDS encoding trans-sulfuration enzyme family protein produces the protein MEDKDIRTRAVHVINRPLPHGSWPLSVPLVQSSAFAFDSASELAEAMASPDGQYVYSRRGNPTVRALEHTLADLEGGASAIAFASGMGAISGVLLALLRPGDHVIAQRCLYGGTYAALTDLADRYGVDVTYISGDEVAEFEAAAGPRTRLLLLETIANPTGQVPDLPGLLAAARRRGVVSAVDNSLASPVLCRPIELGADIVLHSTTKYLAGHSDVLGGAAIFADDGLRQEIWPRTVELGASADPFAAWLTLRGIPTLPLRMREHCANAEVLSARLAAHPTVTAVHWPWLPAHPSYATARKALSGGGGLLSFELAGGREAGRVFVEGVRVARLALSLGGVETLVTHPASTSHRELGEEALAAAGIGSGLVRMSVGIEDPDDLWRDIEQALSKLLLA, from the coding sequence ATGGAAGACAAAGACATCCGAACCCGTGCCGTGCATGTGATCAATCGGCCTTTGCCGCACGGCAGTTGGCCGCTCTCCGTACCCCTGGTGCAATCGTCCGCCTTCGCCTTCGACTCCGCGAGCGAGCTGGCCGAAGCCATGGCTAGCCCCGACGGCCAGTACGTCTACAGCCGCCGCGGCAATCCCACCGTCCGCGCCCTGGAGCACACCCTCGCGGACTTGGAGGGCGGGGCTTCGGCCATAGCCTTCGCCTCGGGCATGGGAGCCATCAGTGGCGTCCTGCTGGCGCTGCTACGCCCCGGCGATCACGTGATCGCGCAGCGGTGTTTGTACGGAGGGACATACGCCGCCCTAACTGACCTGGCGGACCGCTACGGCGTGGACGTCACGTACATCAGCGGTGACGAGGTGGCCGAGTTCGAGGCGGCCGCAGGACCCCGGACCCGGCTGCTCCTGCTGGAGACCATCGCGAACCCGACGGGCCAAGTCCCTGACCTGCCAGGGCTGCTGGCTGCGGCCCGGCGCCGGGGAGTCGTCAGCGCCGTGGACAACTCCCTCGCGTCGCCCGTCCTGTGCCGGCCCATCGAACTCGGCGCCGACATCGTGCTCCACTCCACGACCAAATATCTGGCCGGACACTCCGACGTCCTCGGGGGCGCGGCCATCTTCGCGGATGACGGACTGCGGCAGGAGATATGGCCGCGGACAGTCGAACTCGGGGCTAGCGCCGACCCGTTCGCCGCCTGGCTGACCCTGCGCGGGATCCCGACGCTGCCCCTGCGGATGCGGGAGCACTGCGCCAATGCCGAAGTCCTGTCTGCGCGGCTGGCTGCTCATCCCACAGTCACGGCCGTCCACTGGCCCTGGCTCCCCGCCCACCCCTCGTACGCCACCGCCCGTAAGGCGCTCTCCGGCGGGGGAGGGTTGCTCTCCTTCGAACTGGCCGGCGGCCGGGAGGCGGGGCGGGTGTTCGTGGAGGGAGTGCGGGTGGCACGGCTCGCGCTGTCCCTGGGTGGCGTGGAGACGCTGGTGACGCATCCGGCCAGTACCTCCCATCGAGAGCTGGGTGAGGAGGCGTTGGCGGCGGCCGGTATCGGATCGGGTCTGGTGCGGATGTCGGTCGGTATCGAGGACCCCGACGACCTGTGGAGGGACATCGAACAGGCTCTATCCAAGCTTCTTTTGGCTTGA
- a CDS encoding MFS transporter: protein MSTVNPRRWWALAVLAAAQFMVIMDTSIIGVALPEMQKDLGFSQGELQWVFNAYVIVFGGLLLLGGRLSDLVGARKIFAAGWATMIVGSIVAAAAQTATVEIVGRAVQGIGGALIAPAAMTLLMMLFMHDPKELGKAMALYGAAAPAGGTAGVFLGGVFTEWMSWQWVFIIYIPIGLATLAATKLLPDVASRRGSVDVLGAVAVTAGLALAVFAVVRAPEVGWGSTATVLELIGAAVLLAAFFVIQKSIREPLMPLSVWRVPRLGSANLAMTLLGAAWIPMWYFLNLYLQQVLNYGAFASGAALLPMTVLLMIFMTAITARLMGKFGAKPLIVAGLLALAAGLVWLSAVEPTGTFLVDVLPASLVAALGMALAYIPAMIAAMSGAPQEQAGLASGIVNTTYNVGSALGLAALTALATTQGAGELGNLPALTDGFSAAFLGAAAIAAAGAVITLLVMKGDKAAATAAAPAPQSETAGV, encoded by the coding sequence ATGTCAACCGTCAATCCCCGGCGCTGGTGGGCACTTGCCGTGCTTGCCGCCGCGCAGTTCATGGTCATCATGGACACCTCCATCATCGGAGTCGCACTCCCCGAGATGCAGAAGGACCTCGGCTTCTCGCAGGGCGAGCTGCAGTGGGTCTTCAACGCCTACGTCATCGTGTTCGGCGGATTACTCCTGCTCGGCGGTCGTCTCTCCGACCTCGTCGGAGCTCGCAAGATCTTCGCCGCCGGATGGGCGACCATGATCGTCGGTTCGATCGTCGCGGCCGCCGCGCAGACAGCTACGGTCGAGATCGTGGGCCGTGCCGTCCAGGGCATTGGCGGCGCGCTGATCGCACCCGCCGCCATGACCCTGCTGATGATGCTCTTCATGCACGACCCCAAGGAGCTCGGCAAGGCGATGGCGCTGTACGGCGCCGCTGCTCCCGCCGGCGGTACTGCGGGTGTATTCCTCGGTGGTGTCTTCACCGAGTGGATGAGTTGGCAGTGGGTTTTCATCATCTACATCCCGATCGGTCTCGCGACCCTCGCCGCCACCAAGCTGCTGCCGGACGTTGCGTCCCGACGCGGTTCTGTGGATGTCCTGGGTGCGGTCGCCGTCACTGCGGGTCTCGCGCTCGCCGTGTTCGCTGTCGTCCGGGCGCCCGAGGTGGGCTGGGGCTCCACCGCCACCGTCCTGGAGCTGATCGGTGCGGCCGTTCTGCTCGCCGCCTTCTTCGTGATTCAGAAGTCCATCCGTGAGCCGCTCATGCCGCTCAGCGTCTGGCGGGTCCCGCGTCTCGGCTCGGCCAACCTCGCGATGACGCTGCTCGGTGCGGCGTGGATCCCGATGTGGTACTTCCTCAACCTGTATCTGCAGCAGGTCCTCAACTACGGCGCATTCGCGTCCGGCGCCGCCCTGCTCCCCATGACCGTCCTGTTGATGATCTTCATGACGGCGATTACCGCACGCCTCATGGGCAAGTTCGGTGCGAAGCCGCTGATCGTCGCCGGCCTCTTGGCCCTCGCCGCAGGCCTGGTCTGGCTGTCGGCGGTGGAGCCGACTGGCACCTTCCTGGTCGACGTCCTCCCGGCCTCGCTCGTCGCCGCGCTCGGCATGGCGCTCGCCTACATCCCTGCGATGATCGCCGCCATGTCCGGAGCTCCCCAGGAGCAGGCAGGTCTGGCCTCGGGCATCGTCAACACCACGTACAACGTGGGCTCGGCCCTCGGCCTTGCCGCTCTGACCGCTCTTGCCACCACGCAGGGGGCCGGTGAGCTCGGCAACCTGCCCGCCCTCACCGACGGCTTCAGTGCCGCGTTCCTCGGTGCCGCCGCCATCGCGGCCGCTGGCGCCGTGATCACTCTTCTCGTCATGAAGGGAGACAAGGCTGCGGCGACCGCAGCCGCCCCCGCGCCGCAAAGCGAGACCGCCGGGGTGTGA
- a CDS encoding MDR family MFS transporter: protein MKALRAQVASFDPSVRLLMANQFAINLGFYMLMPYLADHLAHGLGLAAWAVGLVLGVRNLSQQGMFLVGGTLADRYGCKPMILAGCGLRTVAFALLGMVQSLPALIVASALTGLAGALFNPAVRAYLAAEAGEERRVEAFAAFNIFYQAGILIGPLAGLALLAWDFRAVCAASAVIFGALALLQARALPTRPPSDRSAESAWRAVLADWRSIAANRPFLLFAAAMSGSYVLAFQVYLALPLRARELFGPQTGLVTGAVFAVSALAALSGQLKLTAWAKRTLSGPRAIVWGLAVMGAAFLPLLPGPHEGAVGLAVGVAGLALCAALLAWGGALLYPFEMDTVVRLAGDRLVATYYGAYNTASGIAIAAGNLAVGAMFDTGLPWLPWVVLAATGAGCAGSVAALERGGHLRAPGRQAALTG, encoded by the coding sequence GTGAAGGCGCTGCGGGCGCAGGTCGCCTCCTTCGACCCGAGCGTGCGGTTGTTGATGGCCAACCAGTTCGCCATCAACCTGGGCTTCTACATGCTGATGCCCTACCTCGCCGACCATCTCGCCCACGGACTCGGTTTGGCCGCCTGGGCCGTCGGCCTGGTCCTCGGCGTACGGAACCTGTCCCAGCAGGGAATGTTCCTGGTCGGCGGAACCCTCGCCGACCGCTACGGCTGCAAGCCGATGATCCTCGCCGGATGCGGCCTGCGCACGGTGGCCTTCGCACTGCTGGGGATGGTGCAGTCGCTGCCCGCGCTGATCGTCGCCTCGGCGCTCACCGGGCTGGCCGGGGCCCTGTTCAACCCGGCGGTGCGGGCTTACCTGGCGGCCGAGGCCGGTGAGGAGCGCCGGGTGGAGGCGTTCGCCGCGTTCAACATTTTTTACCAGGCCGGCATCCTCATCGGCCCGCTGGCCGGGCTCGCGTTGCTGGCCTGGGACTTCAGGGCGGTGTGTGCGGCCTCGGCGGTCATCTTCGGCGCCTTGGCCCTGCTCCAGGCGCGGGCGCTGCCCACCCGTCCACCGTCCGACCGTAGTGCGGAGTCGGCGTGGCGGGCGGTGCTCGCGGACTGGCGGTCCATCGCCGCGAACCGGCCGTTCCTGCTGTTCGCCGCGGCCATGTCCGGCTCGTACGTCCTGGCTTTCCAGGTGTACCTGGCCCTGCCGCTACGGGCCCGGGAACTGTTCGGCCCGCAGACCGGCCTCGTCACGGGAGCCGTGTTCGCCGTGTCGGCCCTCGCAGCCCTGTCCGGGCAGCTCAAGCTGACGGCCTGGGCCAAGCGCACCCTGAGCGGGCCCCGGGCGATCGTCTGGGGGCTGGCCGTCATGGGCGCGGCGTTCCTGCCGCTGCTGCCCGGCCCGCATGAGGGGGCTGTCGGCCTTGCGGTGGGGGTGGCTGGGCTTGCGCTGTGCGCGGCACTGTTGGCGTGGGGCGGTGCCCTGCTCTACCCCTTCGAGATGGACACGGTCGTACGCCTTGCGGGGGACCGGCTGGTCGCCACCTACTACGGCGCCTACAACACCGCCTCCGGCATCGCCATCGCGGCGGGCAACCTCGCGGTGGGGGCAATGTTCGACACCGGGCTGCCGTGGCTGCCGTGGGTTGTCCTGGCCGCGACCGGCGCGGGTTGTGCGGGGTCCGTAGCGGCCCTGGAGCGCGGCGGGCACCTGCGGGCACCGGGCCGGCAGGCCGCACTCACTGGCTGA
- a CDS encoding PLP-dependent cysteine synthase family protein, producing MNRLPLLEDFGPLSPAAHAPVPVIARRPAQLVGNTPVLWIDEPFAPPGRGFFAKLEGANPGGIKDRPGLHMVRQARLRGDLLPGAPIVESSSGTLGLGLTLAGLTYGHPVTVVSDPGMEPAVVRLLTALGAYVDQVETPHPTGGWQEARRERVAELLTAAPGAYCPDQYSNPDNVGAYRPLAAELIAQLGRIDVLVTAVGTGGHSAGIAAGLREHSPGLRLIGVDSINSAIFGQPAGPRLMRGLGSSIHPANVDYKAFAEVHWVAPGEAVWACRRLARRHYASGGWSVGAVALVAGWAARTMPPGTRIAAVFPDGPHRYLETVYNDAWCAEQGILGAEPAAEPEEIAAPDACTVTGWTRSTQVRDPLGRKPGPRAIRTAGAR from the coding sequence ATGAACCGCCTTCCCCTGCTCGAAGACTTCGGTCCGCTCTCCCCGGCAGCTCACGCTCCGGTGCCCGTTATCGCCCGCCGGCCCGCACAGCTGGTCGGCAACACCCCGGTCCTGTGGATCGACGAGCCCTTCGCCCCGCCCGGCCGCGGCTTCTTCGCCAAGCTCGAAGGCGCGAATCCCGGCGGCATCAAAGACCGCCCGGGGCTCCACATGGTCCGCCAAGCACGCCTGCGCGGCGATCTGCTGCCTGGTGCGCCCATCGTCGAGTCCTCCAGCGGAACCCTTGGTCTCGGGCTGACGCTGGCCGGGCTGACCTACGGTCATCCGGTCACCGTCGTCTCCGATCCGGGCATGGAGCCAGCCGTGGTCCGCCTGCTCACGGCGCTCGGCGCGTACGTCGACCAGGTCGAAACTCCGCATCCGACGGGCGGCTGGCAGGAGGCCCGCCGGGAGAGGGTCGCCGAACTCCTGACCGCAGCTCCTGGCGCGTACTGCCCGGATCAGTACAGCAACCCGGACAACGTCGGCGCCTACCGGCCGCTGGCCGCCGAGCTGATCGCGCAACTGGGCCGGATCGATGTCCTGGTCACGGCGGTCGGCACCGGCGGCCACTCCGCCGGGATCGCGGCGGGACTGCGGGAGCACTCGCCCGGACTTCGGCTGATCGGCGTGGACTCCATCAACTCGGCGATCTTCGGCCAGCCCGCAGGTCCGCGGCTGATGCGCGGGCTCGGCTCCAGCATTCACCCCGCCAACGTCGACTACAAGGCCTTCGCCGAGGTCCACTGGGTGGCCCCGGGCGAAGCGGTATGGGCCTGCCGCCGCCTGGCCCGCAGGCACTACGCCTCGGGCGGCTGGAGCGTGGGCGCGGTCGCGCTCGTCGCAGGATGGGCAGCAAGGACCATGCCGCCCGGAACCCGGATCGCAGCCGTGTTCCCCGACGGACCGCACCGCTACCTGGAGACCGTCTACAACGACGCCTGGTGCGCGGAACAGGGCATTCTCGGCGCAGAGCCCGCGGCGGAGCCCGAGGAAATCGCGGCCCCGGATGCGTGCACGGTGACGGGCTGGACCCGGTCCACTCAGGTCCGCGACCCGCTCGGCCGGAAGCCCGGACCCCGCGCGATCCGTACCGCGGGCGCCCGGTGA
- a CDS encoding F510_1955 family glycosylhydrolase: MTIRFRIAAFTAAALLLTACSSPDTTPAQGKAGATSDPDPGTGHLHGLGVDPADGTLYAAGHLGVFHLTPTGAVRIADRYQDTMGFTVTGPRTFLASGHPSPTDPAATSPHLGLIRSTDAGQTWTTVSAAGKADFHSLQQAGPILYGLDSQTSQVWASKDAGATWDRRAKIPAGDLAAHTGTPQEVWATSRDGLLHSTDSGATFQPVPGAPALAAVELPTPGQLIALTTDGKVLSGGDGTSWKERGRLPGGVQGAVLTAAGPDHLLAADSNDAVHESKDGGRTWTTVHQGGHTNTGH; encoded by the coding sequence ATGACCATCCGCTTCCGCATAGCCGCGTTCACGGCCGCCGCCCTGCTGCTGACCGCCTGCTCGAGTCCCGACACCACGCCCGCACAGGGCAAGGCCGGCGCCACGAGCGACCCTGACCCGGGGACCGGGCACCTGCACGGTCTCGGCGTCGACCCGGCCGACGGCACCCTCTACGCCGCCGGGCACCTCGGCGTCTTCCACCTCACCCCCACCGGGGCCGTACGGATCGCCGACCGCTACCAGGACACGATGGGCTTCACCGTCACCGGCCCGCGCACCTTCCTCGCCAGCGGCCACCCCTCACCCACCGACCCCGCCGCGACCTCACCGCATCTGGGCCTGATCCGCAGCACCGACGCCGGACAGACCTGGACCACCGTCTCCGCCGCAGGCAAAGCCGACTTCCACTCACTCCAGCAGGCCGGCCCCATCCTCTACGGCCTCGACAGCCAGACCTCACAGGTCTGGGCCAGCAAGGACGCCGGCGCCACGTGGGACCGGCGCGCGAAGATCCCGGCCGGTGACCTCGCCGCCCACACCGGGACGCCACAGGAGGTATGGGCGACCAGCCGCGACGGGCTGCTGCACAGCACCGACAGCGGCGCCACCTTCCAGCCGGTGCCCGGCGCACCGGCCCTGGCCGCCGTGGAGCTGCCGACTCCCGGGCAGCTGATCGCCCTCACCACGGACGGCAAGGTCCTCTCCGGTGGCGACGGGACCTCCTGGAAAGAACGCGGCCGCCTCCCGGGCGGCGTGCAGGGTGCCGTACTGACCGCGGCCGGCCCCGACCACCTCCTGGCCGCCGACAGCAACGACGCCGTCCACGAATCCAAGGACGGCGGCCGCACCTGGACCACCGTGCACCAAGGGGGCCACACGAACACCGGACACTGA
- a CDS encoding DUF305 domain-containing protein has translation MSTKRSLIRRATAVAAAATAALVLAACGGNGDDSGSAHNGHNTASPSASAPAQQGDHNAADTAFAQGMIPHHRQAVEMADLAATRAESAEVKKLADEIKKAQDPEIKTLSGWLTSWGEQVPAEDAGHGGHDMSGMMTDEEMKQLEAASGKAFDTAFLTMMVKHHEGAVTMAKTEQADGAYQPAKDMAGQIITSQSAEIDRMNTLLGKS, from the coding sequence ATGAGCACCAAGCGTTCCCTGATCCGCCGCGCCACCGCCGTGGCCGCGGCCGCCACCGCCGCCCTCGTCCTCGCCGCCTGCGGCGGCAACGGCGATGACAGCGGCTCGGCCCACAACGGGCACAACACCGCCTCCCCGTCCGCCTCCGCCCCCGCGCAGCAGGGTGACCACAACGCCGCCGACACCGCGTTCGCGCAGGGGATGATCCCCCACCACCGTCAGGCCGTCGAGATGGCCGACCTCGCCGCGACGCGCGCCGAGTCGGCCGAGGTCAAGAAGCTGGCCGACGAGATCAAGAAGGCCCAGGACCCGGAGATCAAGACCCTCTCCGGCTGGCTGACCTCCTGGGGCGAGCAGGTCCCGGCCGAGGACGCCGGCCACGGCGGGCACGACATGTCCGGGATGATGACCGACGAGGAAATGAAGCAGCTGGAAGCTGCCTCGGGCAAGGCGTTCGACACCGCCTTCCTGACGATGATGGTCAAGCACCACGAAGGCGCCGTCACCATGGCCAAGACCGAGCAGGCCGACGGCGCCTACCAGCCCGCCAAGGACATGGCCGGTCAGATCATCACCTCCCAGAGCGCGGAGATCGACCGGATGAACACCCTCCTCGGCAAGAGCTGA
- a CDS encoding DUF6153 family protein codes for MDGQVVRAVKPFGLRCYLLLVLVVLAGLVAMHGLGPAPMASAAHAAATSHHASAAGHERAAASEALCNAGCVHADDPAGSGGSGHAEHADATCAATGTAGAPVLPAPAVLPGHVQAQAVLAHGVIPGATACGRAPPSLSELQLLRI; via the coding sequence ATGGACGGTCAGGTGGTGCGAGCGGTGAAGCCCTTCGGGCTGCGCTGCTACCTGCTCCTCGTCCTGGTCGTACTGGCGGGGCTGGTGGCCATGCACGGCCTGGGGCCCGCCCCCATGGCGTCCGCCGCGCACGCGGCGGCCACTTCCCACCACGCGTCGGCCGCGGGCCACGAGCGGGCGGCCGCATCAGAGGCTCTCTGCAACGCCGGGTGCGTCCATGCCGACGATCCGGCAGGCAGTGGAGGCAGCGGGCACGCGGAGCACGCCGATGCGACGTGCGCCGCCACTGGCACGGCCGGAGCCCCGGTTCTGCCCGCGCCCGCGGTCCTGCCCGGCCACGTGCAAGCCCAGGCGGTCCTCGCGCACGGGGTCATCCCCGGCGCCACCGCCTGCGGACGGGCACCGCCGTCACTGAGCGAACTGCAACTCCTGCGCATATAG
- a CDS encoding MFS transporter, translating to MEAVNPRRWWAFGVLAAAQFMVIMDTSIIGVALPEMQRDLGFSQGDLQWVFNAYVIAFGGLLLLGGRLSDLLGARKVFVAGWGVLIAGSVVAAAAQSAWAEVAGRAVQGVGGALIAPASMTLLMMLFGHNPKELGKALALYGAAAPAGGTAGVFLGGVFTEWASWPWVFIIYIPIGIATLLATGLLPAVAARRGGGVDVLGAAAVTAGLALTVFTVVRAPETGWGSAQTVLQLIAGAALLAVFVLIQRSAKSPLMPLGIWRTPGLGVSNLAMALLGAAWIPMWYFLNLYLQQVLGYGAFASGAALLPMTGLLMLFMTTASARLLSRFDPKPLITGGLLVLAAGLVWLSAARPTGSFLVDVLPASLVAALGMALAYIPTLMAAMSAAPQEQAGLASGIVNTTYQVGSALGLAALTALATSQGAGALGDLTALTDGFSAAFLAAAGLAAAGALATVGLMRGKPQSPPVETATTEGPHSVSTPASDQRESEGARRYPSAGLPGAEAAAEALCRLCVRSQWPLHLGMDRFVVPQALLHKPRRLSSGDTSVRP from the coding sequence ATGGAAGCCGTCAATCCGCGTCGCTGGTGGGCCTTCGGGGTGCTCGCCGCCGCACAGTTCATGGTGATCATGGACACGTCGATCATCGGCGTGGCGCTGCCGGAGATGCAGCGCGACCTGGGGTTCTCCCAGGGTGATCTGCAGTGGGTGTTCAACGCCTACGTCATCGCCTTCGGCGGACTGCTCCTGCTGGGTGGCCGCCTCTCCGACCTGCTGGGAGCCCGGAAGGTGTTCGTGGCCGGCTGGGGCGTCCTGATCGCCGGCTCCGTCGTGGCCGCCGCCGCGCAGAGCGCGTGGGCGGAGGTCGCAGGCCGGGCCGTGCAAGGGGTGGGCGGCGCACTGATCGCACCCGCCTCGATGACCCTGCTGATGATGCTCTTCGGCCACAACCCCAAGGAGCTGGGTAAGGCCCTGGCCCTGTACGGCGCCGCCGCTCCGGCCGGCGGCACCGCCGGCGTCTTCCTCGGCGGGGTGTTCACCGAGTGGGCCAGCTGGCCATGGGTGTTCATCATCTACATCCCGATCGGCATCGCCACCCTGCTCGCCACCGGCCTGCTGCCGGCCGTTGCCGCCCGCCGCGGCGGCGGGGTCGACGTCCTGGGCGCCGCGGCCGTCACCGCGGGGCTCGCGCTCACCGTCTTCACCGTGGTCCGCGCCCCCGAGACCGGTTGGGGGAGCGCGCAGACGGTCCTTCAGCTGATCGCAGGCGCGGCCCTGCTGGCCGTGTTCGTCCTCATCCAGCGGTCCGCGAAGTCGCCGCTGATGCCGCTCGGCATCTGGCGCACCCCCGGTCTCGGCGTCTCCAACCTGGCGATGGCCCTGCTGGGAGCCGCCTGGATCCCGATGTGGTACTTCCTCAACCTCTACCTCCAGCAGGTCCTCGGCTACGGCGCCTTCGCCTCCGGAGCCGCCCTGCTGCCGATGACCGGCCTGCTGATGCTCTTCATGACCACCGCCAGCGCCCGCCTGCTCAGCCGCTTCGACCCCAAGCCGCTCATCACCGGCGGCCTGCTGGTCCTGGCCGCGGGCCTGGTGTGGCTCTCGGCCGCCCGCCCCACCGGCAGCTTCCTCGTCGACGTCCTGCCCGCCTCGCTCGTGGCAGCCCTCGGTATGGCCCTCGCCTACATCCCGACCTTGATGGCGGCCATGTCCGCCGCCCCGCAGGAGCAGGCCGGCCTCGCGTCGGGCATCGTCAACACCACCTACCAGGTCGGCTCCGCCCTCGGCCTCGCTGCCCTGACCGCACTCGCCACCTCCCAGGGCGCGGGCGCACTCGGTGACCTGACCGCCCTCACCGACGGGTTCAGCGCAGCCTTCCTCGCCGCCGCCGGCCTCGCCGCCGCAGGCGCCCTGGCCACCGTGGGCCTCATGCGTGGCAAGCCGCAGAGCCCGCCAGTCGAAACCGCCACTACCGAGGGGCCCCACAGCGTCAGCACGCCGGCAAGTGACCAGAGGGAAAGCGAGGGGGCCCGCCGATATCCATCGGCGGGCCTTCCCGGCGCAGAGGCAGCAGCGGAGGCCCTGTGTCGCTTGTGCGTCCGTAGCCAATGGCCTCTCCACTTAGGCATGGACCGCTTCGTCGTCCCCCAGGCACTGCTGCACAAGCCCCGGCGCCTGTCCTCCGGCGACACCTCCGTACGCCCGTAG
- a CDS encoding DUF4396 domain-containing protein — MDHSAHHTSTAHDHTAHQAHAGHAGHQMGPVTWGAAAKATLHCLTGCAIGEILGMVIGTALMWGNVQTMVLAITLAFLFGYSFTLFAVRRAGLDWKSAIKVALAADTVSIAVMELVDNGIIALTPGAMDAHLSDALFWTALLGGFAVAFVITTPVNKWMIGRGKGHAVVHAYH; from the coding sequence ATGGATCACAGCGCACACCACACCAGCACCGCACACGACCACACCGCGCACCAGGCGCACGCCGGTCATGCCGGACACCAGATGGGCCCGGTCACCTGGGGTGCCGCCGCCAAAGCGACGCTGCACTGCCTGACCGGATGTGCGATCGGCGAGATCCTCGGCATGGTCATCGGTACCGCCCTGATGTGGGGCAACGTCCAGACGATGGTCCTGGCCATCACCCTCGCGTTCCTCTTCGGCTACTCCTTCACCCTGTTCGCAGTCCGTCGGGCCGGCCTCGACTGGAAGAGCGCCATCAAGGTCGCGCTGGCCGCCGACACCGTCTCGATCGCGGTGATGGAGCTCGTCGACAACGGCATCATCGCCCTGACGCCGGGAGCGATGGACGCCCACCTGTCGGACGCGCTGTTCTGGACGGCACTCCTGGGCGGCTTCGCCGTCGCCTTCGTGATCACGACGCCGGTCAACAAGTGGATGATCGGCCGCGGCAAAGGCCACGCCGTCGTCCACGCCTACCACTGA